A single Vulcanisaeta distributa DSM 14429 DNA region contains:
- a CDS encoding asparagine synthetase A — MDKWPERKEPYFYPAVLEFEKMVSDQGKYLEFLKEWLAHSWRWAREDKYKLVFKVQAEIIDALRDFLNSRGFTEVLAPIIGPVTDPGIRGAKQATVDFYGMEYKVMSSAILYKQYMAASLGKIYFLSPNIRFEPNDSVFTGRHLVEFYQLDLEVYGATYDQVIDLAEDMIIYVIKRVKDNYGKELETKLNRQLPDFKKPFRRYTHKEAVELVNELGCKNPPNTEIRWECEKLLSAYHENPFFIIDYPKGARGFYDREDPQRPGILRDFDMLYPEGFGEAISGAEREYEPIKVIARMREGGEDPNKYRWYLEMLRELYPLKTAGFGIGVERLTRYVCGLRAVWEARPYPKVAGIGPAP, encoded by the coding sequence ATGGATAAGTGGCCAGAGAGGAAGGAACCCTACTTTTATCCCGCTGTTCTGGAGTTTGAAAAAATGGTGAGTGACCAGGGTAAGTACTTGGAATTCCTTAAGGAGTGGCTTGCCCATTCATGGAGGTGGGCTAGGGAGGATAAGTATAAGCTCGTCTTTAAGGTTCAGGCCGAGATAATAGATGCGTTAAGGGATTTCCTCAATTCAAGAGGTTTTACTGAGGTCTTGGCGCCAATAATCGGCCCAGTGACCGATCCAGGGATTAGGGGTGCGAAGCAGGCCACGGTGGATTTCTATGGCATGGAGTATAAGGTAATGTCTAGCGCCATACTCTATAAACAGTACATGGCAGCGTCGCTTGGTAAGATATACTTCCTAAGCCCAAACATTAGGTTTGAACCAAATGACAGCGTCTTCACCGGTAGGCACCTCGTTGAGTTTTATCAACTTGACCTCGAGGTTTATGGCGCGACCTACGATCAAGTGATTGACCTTGCTGAGGACATGATAATATATGTGATTAAGAGGGTTAAGGATAACTACGGTAAAGAGCTTGAGACAAAGCTCAACAGGCAACTCCCAGACTTTAAGAAGCCGTTTAGGAGGTACACGCATAAGGAGGCCGTGGAACTCGTCAATGAACTCGGTTGTAAGAACCCACCAAACACGGAAATTAGGTGGGAGTGTGAGAAGCTTCTTTCTGCTTATCATGAGAACCCGTTCTTCATAATTGATTACCCAAAGGGTGCCAGGGGATTCTACGACAGGGAGGACCCACAGAGGCCCGGCATACTCAGGGACTTCGACATGCTATACCCGGAGGGCTTTGGCGAGGCCATTAGTGGCGCTGAGCGTGAGTATGAACCAATAAAGGTCATTGCCAGGATGAGGGAGGGTGGTGAGGACCCAAATAAGTATAGGTGGTATCTGGAGATGCTTAGGGAATTATACCCACTGAAGACCGCGGGCTTTGGCATTGGTGTGGAGAGGTTGACAAGGTACGTGTGCGGTTTAAGGGCTGTTTGGGAGGCCAGGCCATACCCGAAGGTTGCTGGTATTGGGCCGGCGCCTTAA
- a CDS encoding cobyric acid synthase, with protein MNTYIVSTMSDSGKTAIVSALLRILSTRGFHVTPFKAQNMSLNSYPSIEGGEIALAQAMQAYVAGLMPSIYYNPILIKPMLSDKAEYIILGKPRAQLSFNDYLNNNLIRRLAVNAVKASIRKLTMEYDMVIGEGAGSAYEPNLASRDLANFRPAEWLNANVFVVLDIDRGGSFIQGLGLMRSLPPRWRRLVKGFIINKFRGDEKLLNTAIKWLEERTGKPVLGVLPYIDDLWLWPEDSMDLKPIGNGPLDIALIAYPYISNFNDVYPLILEDDVTVRIVRSPKELGEPHLVILPGSKNVVASLEWMRRVGLDKALMRIKGSTVILGICGGFQAMSKVLSDPHGLEAGVPGNYDGLGLVNVNTVYGVKKIVSLSKAVGLRDELEGVEVKGYEIHRGIPQYIGDEPLVMIKERNGRPVQQVDGVFREKDLVIGITLHDSLGDPNFRSFVLNIAREIAGLPKRNSQGLTSIDLLMSHIDKFSSIVKERLDIDFMINDR; from the coding sequence GTGAATACATACATAGTATCGACAATGAGCGACTCAGGGAAAACAGCGATAGTCAGCGCATTACTGAGGATCCTTAGTACCAGGGGCTTTCACGTAACGCCATTCAAGGCACAGAACATGTCACTCAATAGTTACCCGTCCATTGAGGGTGGCGAAATAGCGCTGGCACAGGCAATGCAGGCATACGTGGCAGGCTTAATGCCCAGTATTTACTATAATCCAATCCTAATAAAACCCATGCTAAGTGACAAAGCCGAATACATAATACTTGGCAAGCCAAGGGCTCAATTATCCTTCAATGATTACCTAAACAATAACTTAATCCGACGACTTGCGGTGAATGCCGTTAAGGCTAGTATACGTAAATTAACCATGGAATACGACATGGTAATCGGTGAGGGGGCGGGATCTGCGTATGAACCGAACCTCGCCAGTAGGGACTTGGCTAATTTTAGACCTGCCGAGTGGCTTAATGCCAATGTCTTTGTGGTTCTCGACATTGATAGAGGTGGTTCATTTATTCAGGGGCTTGGTTTAATGAGGTCCTTACCACCGAGATGGAGAAGGCTGGTTAAGGGCTTCATTATAAATAAGTTTAGGGGTGATGAGAAATTACTCAATACTGCCATAAAATGGCTTGAGGAGAGGACGGGTAAGCCCGTCCTCGGCGTTTTGCCCTATATTGATGATTTATGGCTATGGCCTGAGGATTCAATGGACCTGAAGCCAATTGGTAATGGACCGCTGGATATTGCGTTAATTGCGTATCCATACATTTCAAACTTTAATGATGTATATCCGTTAATTCTTGAGGATGATGTCACGGTCAGGATAGTTAGGAGTCCAAAGGAATTGGGTGAACCACACCTTGTTATATTACCTGGCTCTAAGAATGTAGTTGCGAGCCTTGAGTGGATGAGGAGAGTTGGGCTGGACAAGGCATTGATGAGGATTAAGGGATCAACCGTCATATTAGGTATATGCGGTGGCTTCCAGGCAATGAGTAAGGTATTGAGTGATCCGCATGGTCTTGAGGCCGGTGTTCCAGGTAATTATGATGGGCTTGGTCTTGTTAATGTTAATACCGTGTATGGTGTTAAAAAGATTGTGTCGCTGTCAAAGGCTGTTGGGTTAAGGGATGAGCTGGAGGGTGTTGAGGTTAAGGGTTATGAAATACATAGGGGTATTCCTCAGTACATTGGTGATGAACCCCTGGTAATGATTAAGGAGAGAAATGGCAGGCCAGTGCAGCAGGTAGATGGCGTATTTAGGGAGAAGGATTTAGTAATTGGGATAACACTTCACGACTCACTGGGTGACCCGAACTTTAGGAGTTTCGTGCTCAACATTGCAAGGGAAATCGCCGGATTACCTAAGCGCAATTCACAGGGTCTAACGAGTATTGACTTATTAATGAGTCATATTGACAAGTTCTCATCAATAGTTAAGGAAAGACTGGATATAGATTTCATGATTAATGATAGATAA
- a CDS encoding helix-turn-helix transcriptional regulator, which produces MTEWATMRNYRLWVGMALMALSIYLIIKLYDNLFLSLRVPIVAVGPDGVLKVIGSIRPFTSPVLAYDIVLSMVLTAILSSLASVLIYSSITSGRYRSNPAYQGSLVVGMDDHDKAITALTLSNLEKRALQVIRKRGGMITQAELGRELGLSKYQVSRLVKRLEAKGIIERRRAGVTNILILRNGLNTLGNLSKNKD; this is translated from the coding sequence ATGACCGAGTGGGCTACGATGAGGAATTATAGGTTGTGGGTTGGCATGGCTCTCATGGCACTCTCGATATACTTAATCATCAAGCTTTATGACAACCTATTCCTAAGCCTTAGGGTACCTATAGTCGCTGTCGGTCCTGACGGTGTGTTAAAGGTCATAGGGTCAATAAGGCCGTTTACAAGCCCTGTCCTTGCCTACGACATCGTACTTAGCATGGTATTAACAGCAATCCTATCATCACTAGCCTCAGTACTCATTTACTCCTCAATAACGAGTGGTAGGTATAGAAGTAATCCTGCTTATCAGGGTAGTTTAGTCGTAGGTATGGATGATCATGACAAGGCCATAACTGCTCTTACACTTTCAAACCTGGAGAAAAGGGCTTTACAGGTAATACGTAAGAGGGGTGGTATGATAACACAGGCTGAGCTGGGGCGCGAGCTAGGGTTGAGTAAGTACCAAGTGTCAAGGCTCGTAAAGAGGCTTGAGGCGAAGGGGATTATTGAGAGAAGGAGGGCTGGTGTTACGAATATTTTGATTTTACGTAACGGTCTTAACACTCTGGGAAATCTCAGTAAGAATAAGGACTAG
- a CDS encoding winged helix-turn-helix domain-containing protein, producing MYRKKPRTRVEIYADILLSLDKMGSCDKLSRLAMMVGVPYDRLIRYLNELKNLGLIRWEPYSGVYLTRKGLETLINAQSNRDNLVLILTEISQSVKTVT from the coding sequence ATGTACAGGAAGAAGCCAAGGACTAGGGTTGAGATATACGCGGACATACTGCTCTCCCTGGATAAAATGGGGAGCTGCGATAAATTAAGTAGGCTCGCAATGATGGTTGGTGTACCATATGATAGATTGATACGCTACCTAAACGAATTAAAGAATCTAGGCCTAATTAGGTGGGAGCCATATTCAGGGGTTTACCTTACGAGAAAGGGCTTAGAGACTTTAATCAATGCACAAAGTAATAGAGATAACCTAGTCCTTATTCTTACTGAGATTTCCCAGAGTGTTAAGACCGTTACGTAA
- a CDS encoding DUF4382 domain-containing protein, which translates to MVRVKGWVIGAVVVVIIVIGAVAYLMLSGHGVGITSGLTSQVPTSQVYVYISDKPVKVDHLYVTISEIAFHREGSGNNTWVTCSLTQTTFDLAQLVNTSQLAAQCSLTNGTYNIIRLYVSNVQAVVNGQTYNCTLPSGKFEIPLGQSPIVVNGTSYDVNVDFGAVNNVIITGNGKCVVIPVIHASVKRHS; encoded by the coding sequence GTGGTCAGGGTGAAGGGTTGGGTCATAGGTGCCGTAGTGGTTGTGATAATAGTAATAGGGGCAGTTGCCTACTTAATGCTTAGTGGGCATGGTGTAGGCATAACGAGCGGATTAACGAGCCAGGTACCGACAAGTCAGGTGTATGTATACATAAGCGATAAGCCTGTAAAAGTTGATCACTTATACGTAACAATAAGTGAGATTGCCTTCCATAGGGAGGGCAGCGGCAATAACACCTGGGTAACCTGCAGCTTAACACAAACCACCTTTGACCTAGCACAACTAGTCAATACCAGCCAACTCGCTGCCCAGTGCTCCTTAACCAATGGCACGTACAACATAATAAGGCTATACGTCTCTAACGTTCAGGCTGTTGTTAATGGACAGACCTATAATTGCACATTACCAAGTGGTAAGTTTGAGATACCCCTTGGACAGAGCCCCATAGTTGTTAATGGTACTAGCTATGACGTTAATGTGGACTTCGGTGCCGTGAATAATGTCATCATTACAGGTAATGGGAAGTGCGTGGTAATACCAGTAATACATGCATCAGTTAAGAGGCACTCATAA
- a CDS encoding APC family permease gives MTERITWLKRDLSTLELLALGYSDVSSTYYFTLGIVALNSGSLLPITMLLGSLSLWLVGLAYAEFGSAIPRTGGAYYYIRRELGNTWGFIAGWLLSFDQILMIAYGALGAVNYLNVMIPLASRWPVNSILSILVIIMIMTINILGIKASARFNLTLLTIDLLGILILLMFGYYLVVSHGAVMPRLVFNYDYLIHGLTYSFRGYTGIDVIAQSTGEALTPYISVPRAIIGVSSLSTAVALLLSLLTILSGALTVVSNNVGDPIGALARYLFHNMYLSAYISMSIAIVLLISVNAGIVDFSRSIYVMSEDGLLPGRLSSVHGRYRTPHLAIIISSLIAILFVIPGSVELIADSYAIASTIVYLMTMIALIIFRNKESHLVRYFRIPGITIKRVEVPIVSIIGTIIYTFSIMLIILIKAMYMLVVLSWLLIGMLLYLFNRSSRRT, from the coding sequence ATGACTGAAAGAATTACCTGGCTTAAGAGGGACCTGAGCACACTGGAGTTGCTGGCCCTCGGGTACTCAGACGTATCATCAACCTACTACTTCACGCTAGGCATAGTCGCGCTCAATTCAGGATCCCTACTGCCAATAACGATGCTCCTGGGATCCCTATCCCTATGGCTTGTTGGGCTGGCATACGCCGAGTTCGGGAGTGCAATACCGAGGACCGGCGGTGCGTATTATTACATCCGCCGTGAATTGGGCAACACCTGGGGCTTCATAGCAGGGTGGCTACTGAGTTTCGACCAAATACTAATGATAGCCTACGGTGCCCTGGGCGCCGTTAATTACCTCAATGTGATGATTCCCTTAGCCTCACGATGGCCCGTAAATTCAATACTCTCAATCTTAGTAATAATAATGATAATGACCATAAACATACTCGGAATAAAAGCCTCAGCGCGTTTCAACCTAACCTTACTAACCATTGACCTACTTGGAATATTAATACTGTTGATGTTTGGCTACTACCTGGTAGTTAGTCATGGAGCCGTAATGCCAAGATTAGTGTTTAACTATGATTATTTAATTCATGGGTTAACATACTCATTTAGGGGCTATACAGGTATTGACGTAATAGCACAGTCAACGGGGGAGGCCCTGACACCCTATATATCGGTCCCAAGGGCCATAATCGGCGTATCCTCATTATCAACGGCCGTGGCGCTACTATTATCGTTATTGACCATATTATCAGGCGCCTTAACGGTTGTTTCAAACAATGTTGGTGATCCCATAGGTGCCCTGGCCAGGTACTTATTCCATAACATGTATTTGTCCGCCTATATCTCGATGTCAATAGCAATAGTGCTCCTCATATCCGTCAATGCAGGCATTGTGGACTTCTCAAGGAGTATCTACGTAATGAGCGAGGATGGTTTGTTACCGGGTAGGTTAAGTAGTGTTCATGGTAGGTATAGGACGCCCCATTTAGCAATAATAATCTCATCACTAATAGCAATACTATTTGTGATTCCCGGCAGTGTTGAGCTCATTGCAGACTCCTACGCAATAGCATCAACGATTGTGTATCTAATGACTATGATCGCACTGATAATATTTAGGAATAAGGAGTCCCACTTAGTGCGTTATTTCAGGATACCCGGCATAACAATAAAGCGAGTGGAGGTGCCTATTGTGTCGATTATTGGCACCATTATATATACATTTTCGATTATGCTCATAATCCTAATTAAGGCAATGTACATGTTGGTGGTGCTGTCATGGCTACTTATAGGCATGTTGCTGTACCTATTTAATAGATCTTCTCGACGCACTTAA
- a CDS encoding potassium channel family protein, translated as MRKALIVGINDISVVIARLLVSNGYDVSMIASNENEARLGRGVPAYVYVGDPKNESILRGGGIDESEVVVLSMDDETNLEVARIAKSRGVPTIIALISNKERYLDAFIELGIYAIPIVDAVLSKIAHYLKPSFKQLLYSDDKVQAYYVVISSESPYINQEVRDVARRCGVAIPLIIRGEDIIISNEELRIEAGDKLFIVGASDSVVKCVEKIY; from the coding sequence GTGCGTAAGGCGTTGATTGTTGGGATAAACGATATTAGCGTGGTGATTGCCAGGTTATTGGTTAGTAATGGTTATGATGTGAGCATGATAGCGAGTAATGAAAATGAGGCGAGGCTAGGCAGGGGCGTTCCTGCCTATGTCTATGTCGGTGACCCAAAGAATGAATCAATACTTAGAGGTGGTGGAATCGATGAGAGTGAGGTCGTGGTCTTATCAATGGATGACGAGACCAACCTGGAAGTTGCCAGGATAGCTAAGTCGAGGGGTGTGCCAACGATAATAGCATTAATTAGTAATAAGGAGAGGTACCTCGATGCATTCATCGAGCTCGGTATCTACGCAATACCCATTGTGGATGCCGTATTGTCGAAGATAGCCCATTACCTAAAGCCGTCATTTAAGCAACTGCTTTACTCTGACGATAAGGTGCAGGCGTACTACGTCGTGATTAGCTCAGAGTCGCCATACATAAACCAGGAGGTTAGGGATGTTGCCAGGAGGTGTGGTGTGGCAATACCACTGATCATTAGGGGTGAGGATATTATAATCAGTAATGAGGAGCTTAGGATTGAGGCAGGGGATAAATTATTCATTGTTGGTGCCTCAGATTCCGTGGTTAAGTGCGTCGAGAAGATCTATTAA
- the kdgK gene encoding bifunctional 2-dehydro-3-deoxygluconokinase/2-dehydro-3-deoxygalactonokinase has product MPEVVALGEPLVQFNAVTDGPLRHVTYFEKHATGTEANVCVALVRLGVSCGLITRLGADEFGLFIYNWLRGEGVDVSHIRFDPERPTGIYFVQRNYPIPGVSDVLYYRRGSAASALSPDDVDPDYVGGARVFHTTGITMAISDTARSAAFKGLEIARGKGVITSFDVNYRKKLWTRVEDAVNVLSRALNFVDIVFLDEDEASLLLGVSMVDDVFKELRSRFGIDKIVLKLGVKGSMAYWEGRVVKVDAFRVPVKDPIGAGDAYAGVFLASILRGHDVESAMRRASAAAAMVVMVRGDEENLPREDDLRRFLEGYGRQVDLR; this is encoded by the coding sequence ATGCCTGAGGTTGTGGCTTTGGGCGAGCCCCTGGTTCAGTTTAATGCGGTTACTGATGGGCCGCTTAGGCATGTTACATACTTTGAGAAGCACGCGACGGGTACCGAGGCAAATGTCTGCGTTGCCCTGGTTAGGCTTGGCGTTAGTTGCGGGCTGATAACAAGGCTTGGTGCTGATGAGTTTGGTTTATTCATTTATAATTGGCTTAGGGGTGAGGGTGTTGACGTTAGTCATATTAGGTTCGATCCTGAGAGGCCCACGGGTATTTACTTCGTGCAGAGGAATTATCCAATACCAGGTGTTAGCGACGTGCTCTACTACAGGAGGGGTTCTGCAGCCTCGGCATTAAGCCCTGATGATGTTGACCCGGACTACGTTGGTGGCGCCAGGGTTTTTCACACTACGGGCATAACGATGGCTATCAGCGATACTGCCAGGTCAGCGGCATTTAAGGGCTTGGAGATTGCCCGCGGTAAGGGTGTCATCACATCATTTGATGTTAATTATAGGAAAAAGCTATGGACGCGGGTGGAGGACGCCGTTAATGTGCTGTCTAGGGCGCTTAATTTCGTGGATATCGTATTCCTTGATGAGGATGAAGCCAGTCTATTACTTGGTGTGTCCATGGTTGACGATGTGTTTAAGGAGTTACGTTCTAGATTTGGGATTGATAAGATTGTGCTTAAGCTCGGTGTTAAGGGTTCAATGGCGTATTGGGAGGGTAGGGTCGTTAAGGTTGATGCCTTTAGGGTTCCTGTGAAGGATCCAATTGGCGCTGGTGATGCCTATGCTGGGGTCTTCCTGGCATCAATACTTAGGGGTCATGATGTGGAGAGTGCAATGAGGAGGGCCTCGGCGGCGGCTGCCATGGTCGTGATGGTTAGGGGTGATGAGGAGAACCTGCCTAGGGAGGATGATTTGAGGAGGTTTCTTGAGGGTTATGGTAGGCAGGTTGACCTTAGATAA